One Paraburkholderia kururiensis DNA window includes the following coding sequences:
- a CDS encoding ABC transporter permease codes for MNQTVASLIVRRLALTVLMLLIVSLIIFTITNLLPGDAAQQAMGQAATAETVAALRQQFGLDQPAWLRYLHWLAGISHGNFGTSLSASLPVSELIAGRLPKSLSLAAITTVVSVPFAIGLGILAAVKQGTLLDRIVSLGTLSLVATPEFLIATFAVLIFAVKLRWLSALSYGGEIETFNQFLRAYAMPVITLCCVIVAQMARMTRAAVVEQLRASYVEMAILKGARPARVVLRHALPNAIGPIANAVALSLSYLLGGVIIVETIFNYPGLARLMVDAVSNRDIPLVQACTMLFCLAYLILVTLADLCAIVSNPRLRT; via the coding sequence ATGAACCAGACCGTTGCTTCGTTGATCGTGCGGCGCCTCGCGCTGACCGTGCTCATGCTGCTGATCGTGTCGCTCATCATCTTCACGATCACTAACCTGCTGCCCGGCGACGCGGCGCAGCAGGCGATGGGCCAGGCCGCCACCGCCGAAACGGTGGCCGCGCTGCGCCAGCAGTTCGGGCTCGACCAGCCCGCCTGGCTGCGTTATCTCCACTGGCTCGCCGGCATTTCACACGGCAACTTCGGCACGTCGCTTTCGGCGAGCCTGCCCGTTAGCGAACTCATTGCGGGCCGCCTGCCGAAGTCGTTGTCGCTGGCTGCCATCACGACGGTGGTGTCCGTGCCGTTCGCCATCGGGCTCGGCATTCTGGCCGCGGTGAAGCAGGGCACGCTGCTCGATCGCATCGTGAGTCTCGGCACGCTGTCGCTGGTGGCCACGCCCGAATTCCTGATCGCTACGTTCGCGGTGCTGATCTTCGCCGTGAAACTGCGCTGGCTTTCCGCGCTGTCGTATGGCGGCGAGATCGAAACGTTCAACCAGTTCTTGCGCGCCTACGCGATGCCCGTCATCACGCTGTGCTGCGTGATCGTGGCGCAGATGGCGCGCATGACGCGTGCCGCGGTGGTCGAGCAATTGCGCGCGTCGTACGTGGAAATGGCGATTCTCAAAGGGGCGCGGCCCGCGCGCGTCGTGCTGCGCCACGCGTTGCCCAATGCGATCGGGCCCATCGCGAACGCGGTGGCGCTGAGCCTGTCGTATCTGCTGGGCGGCGTGATCATCGTGGAAACCATCTTCAACTATCCGGGGCTCGCGCGGCTCATGGTGGATGCCGTGAGCAATCGCGACATTCCGCTCGTGCAGGCGTGCACGATGCTGTTCTGTCTTGCGTATCTGATACTCGTCACGCTCGCGGACCTCTGCGCGATCGTGTCCAACCCGAGGTTGCGCACATGA
- a CDS encoding ABC transporter permease — translation MSSSFPEPASGGANGAGGSTGSAGSAPPARRARRKLRLSTSGRIGLVMVAFMLFVAVVGPWLAPHSEGAIVSPDVFAGFSAKLPLGSDYIGRDMLSRIIHGTRLTVLLALAAASMAAFVGTSLGLLAAVAGKAVDETMSRVLDAVSSIPTKMFALMVVAAFGSSLPLLILTAAVSYTPGAYRIARALAVNISSLEYVQVARVRGESAIYICCFEILPNMIHPMLADLGLRFVFVVLLLSGLSFLGLGVQPPYADLGSLVRENIACLGDGAPVVLMPAIAIALLTVGVNLLIDGLRGSTGNRLRARRPVGGA, via the coding sequence ATGTCTTCATCTTTTCCGGAGCCCGCATCCGGCGGTGCGAACGGGGCCGGCGGTTCAACAGGTTCGGCGGGTTCCGCACCGCCTGCACGCCGCGCGCGGCGCAAGCTGCGGCTTTCGACGAGCGGACGCATCGGTCTCGTGATGGTGGCGTTCATGCTGTTCGTCGCGGTGGTCGGCCCGTGGCTCGCGCCGCATTCCGAAGGCGCCATTGTGTCGCCGGACGTGTTCGCGGGCTTCAGCGCGAAGCTGCCGCTCGGCTCGGATTACATCGGCCGCGACATGCTGAGCCGCATCATTCACGGCACGCGCCTCACGGTGCTGCTTGCGCTGGCCGCGGCGTCCATGGCGGCCTTCGTCGGCACGAGCCTGGGGCTGCTCGCCGCCGTGGCGGGCAAGGCGGTGGACGAAACGATGAGCCGCGTGCTCGACGCCGTCAGCTCGATTCCCACCAAGATGTTTGCGCTGATGGTGGTGGCCGCGTTCGGTTCGTCGCTGCCGCTTCTGATTCTCACGGCCGCCGTGAGCTACACGCCCGGCGCCTATCGCATTGCGCGGGCGCTGGCCGTGAACATCAGCTCGCTCGAATACGTGCAGGTGGCGCGTGTGCGCGGCGAAAGCGCGATCTACATCTGTTGCTTCGAAATCCTGCCGAACATGATCCACCCCATGCTCGCGGACCTGGGGCTGCGCTTCGTGTTCGTGGTGCTGCTGCTGAGCGGCCTTAGTTTTCTGGGCCTCGGCGTGCAGCCGCCGTACGCGGACCTGGGTTCGCTCGTGCGCGAGAACATTGCGTGCCTGGGCGACGGCGCACCAGTCGTGCTGATGCCGGCCATTGCGATCGCGCTGCTCACGGTGGGCGTGAACCTGCTGATCGACGGCCTGCGCGGCAGCACGGGCAACCGTCTGCGTGCGCGCCGGCCGGTGGGGGGAGCGTGA